From the Lysobacter sp. FW306-1B-D06B genome, one window contains:
- a CDS encoding CinA family protein, with translation MKNDVTDTALLRLAEQVGESARAHRQTLVTAESCTGGWIAKMLTDIPGSSGWFECGMAAYSYEAKQALLGVRPQTLETHGAVSRETVIEMVSGALVHSGATLAVAVTGIAGPGGGTEDKPVGTVWIAWKRRGGYPTAVTFHFDGDRDAVRRQTVAAALHGLAELMA, from the coding sequence ATGAAGAACGACGTCACCGACACCGCATTGCTGCGCCTGGCCGAACAGGTCGGCGAATCCGCCCGCGCCCATCGCCAGACCCTGGTCACCGCCGAGAGCTGCACCGGCGGCTGGATCGCCAAGATGCTCACCGACATCCCCGGTTCCTCGGGCTGGTTCGAGTGCGGCATGGCGGCTTACAGCTACGAGGCCAAGCAGGCGTTGCTGGGCGTGCGTCCGCAGACGCTGGAAACCCATGGAGCGGTGAGCCGCGAGACGGTGATCGAAATGGTCTCCGGCGCACTCGTGCATTCGGGCGCCACGCTCGCAGTAGCGGTGACCGGCATCGCCGGCCCCGGCGGCGGCACCGAGGACAAGCCGGTGGGCACGGTGTGGATCGCGTGGAAGCGTCGCGGCGGCTATCCCACGGCTGTCACGTTCCATTTCGACGGCGACCGCGACGCCGTGCGCCGCCAGACCGTGGCCGCCGCGCTGCACGGGCTGGCCGAGCTGATGGCCTGA
- the lexA gene encoding transcriptional repressor LexA gives MDITDTQRAILALIAERIEVEGVPPSQTEIARAMGFSSVRAAQYHLEALEQAGAIQRMPGRARAIRLCAVPDLSARELPVKHVEAEEAANDALRLPVLGQVAAGRPIGADIGSDNFVLLDRVFFSPTPDYLLKVKGDSMRDEGIFNGDLIGVHRTNDARSGQIVVARIDEEITVKLLKIGKDRIRLLPRNPDYAPIEVEPGQDFAIEGLYCGLVRPNR, from the coding sequence ATGGACATCACCGACACCCAGCGCGCCATCCTCGCCCTCATCGCCGAGCGCATCGAGGTCGAGGGCGTTCCCCCGTCGCAGACGGAGATCGCCCGCGCGATGGGATTCAGCAGCGTCCGCGCCGCGCAGTACCACCTGGAAGCACTGGAGCAGGCCGGCGCCATCCAGCGCATGCCGGGCCGGGCGCGCGCGATCCGTCTGTGCGCCGTGCCGGACCTGTCCGCCCGCGAACTCCCGGTGAAGCACGTCGAAGCCGAAGAGGCCGCCAACGATGCGCTGCGCCTGCCGGTGCTGGGTCAGGTCGCCGCCGGTCGTCCGATTGGCGCCGACATCGGCTCGGACAACTTCGTCCTTCTCGACCGCGTCTTCTTCTCGCCCACCCCTGATTACCTGCTCAAGGTGAAGGGCGACTCCATGCGCGACGAAGGCATCTTCAACGGCGATCTCATCGGCGTGCACCGCACGAACGACGCGCGCTCGGGCCAGATCGTGGTCGCGCGCATCGACGAGGAGATCACCGTCAAGCTCCTCAAGATCGGCAAGGACCGCATTCGCCTGCTTCCCCGTAATCCCGACTACGCACCGATCGAGGTCGAGCCGGGCCAGGACTTCGCCATCGAAGGCCTGTACTGCGGCCTGGTGAGGCCGAACCGATGA
- the recA gene encoding recombinase RecA: MDDNKKRALSAALGQIEKQFGKGSVMRMGDRTIEAAEVIGTGSLMLDIALGIGGLPKGRVVEVYGPESSGKTTLTLQAIAQCQKAGGTCAFIDAEHALDPIYAGKLGVNVDDLLVSQPDTGEQALEIADMLVRSNAVDMVVVDSVAALTPKAEIEGEMGDQLPGLQARLMSQALRKLTGNIKRSNCLVIFINQLRMKIGVMMPGQSPETTTGGNALKFYASVRLDIRRIGSIKKGDEIIGNQTRIKVVKNKMAPPFKQVVTEILYGEGISREGELIDMGVEAKLVEKSGAWYSAYDERIGQGKENARQYLKDNPQVAARLEAALREKFVPAEASREEANDAAEDE, encoded by the coding sequence ATGGACGACAACAAGAAGCGCGCCCTCTCGGCCGCACTGGGCCAGATCGAAAAGCAGTTCGGCAAGGGCTCGGTGATGCGCATGGGCGACCGCACGATCGAGGCCGCCGAGGTCATCGGCACCGGCTCGCTGATGCTCGACATCGCGCTGGGCATCGGCGGCCTGCCCAAGGGCCGCGTGGTCGAGGTCTACGGTCCGGAATCCTCGGGCAAGACCACCCTCACGCTGCAGGCCATCGCCCAGTGCCAGAAGGCCGGCGGCACCTGCGCCTTCATCGACGCCGAGCACGCGCTCGATCCCATCTACGCCGGCAAGCTCGGTGTCAACGTCGACGACCTGCTGGTCAGCCAGCCCGACACGGGCGAGCAGGCGCTGGAAATCGCCGACATGCTGGTGCGCTCGAACGCCGTCGACATGGTCGTGGTGGACTCCGTTGCGGCGCTGACGCCGAAGGCGGAAATCGAAGGCGAGATGGGCGACCAGCTGCCGGGCCTGCAGGCGCGCCTGATGAGCCAGGCGCTGCGCAAGCTCACCGGCAACATCAAGCGTTCCAACTGCCTGGTGATCTTCATCAACCAGCTGCGCATGAAGATCGGCGTGATGATGCCGGGCCAGAGCCCGGAAACCACCACCGGCGGCAATGCGCTCAAGTTCTACGCCTCGGTGCGCCTGGACATCCGTCGCATCGGTTCGATCAAGAAGGGCGACGAGATCATCGGCAACCAGACCCGCATCAAGGTCGTCAAGAACAAGATGGCGCCCCCGTTCAAGCAGGTGGTCACCGAGATCCTGTACGGCGAGGGCATCTCGCGCGAGGGCGAGCTGATCGACATGGGCGTGGAGGCCAAGCTGGTCGAGAAGTCGGGCGCCTGGTACAGCGCGTACGACGAGCGCATCGGCCAGGGCAAGGAGAACGCCCGCCAGTACCTCAAGGACAACCCGCAAGTGGCGGCCAGGCTCGAAGCCGCGCTGCGCGAAAAGTTCGTGCCGGCCGAAGCCTCTCGCGAAGAGGCCAATGACGCGGCCGAGGACGAGTAA
- the recX gene encoding recombination regulator RecX, which translates to MHDDPSDSGPGESRPRRKGREQTPVQRALGLLTRREHSRKELNRKLTSRGLDAGEVKAAVDRLAGEGWQDDERFAQGVVRNRAASGYGPLRIRAELSTHGLDREAVARAMDTFEGDWTENARDLVRRRFGAAVDDIAQRRKAADFLIRRGFDHSSVRAATRWDPDDE; encoded by the coding sequence ATGCATGACGATCCGAGCGACAGCGGGCCCGGCGAGAGCCGGCCCCGTCGCAAGGGACGGGAGCAGACCCCCGTGCAACGTGCCCTGGGCCTGCTGACCCGGCGCGAGCACTCCCGCAAGGAGCTGAACCGGAAGCTGACCTCGCGTGGCCTGGATGCCGGCGAGGTCAAGGCCGCGGTGGATCGGCTGGCGGGCGAGGGCTGGCAGGACGACGAGCGTTTCGCCCAGGGAGTCGTCCGGAACCGCGCCGCCAGTGGCTACGGGCCGCTGCGTATCCGTGCCGAGTTGTCCACGCACGGGCTCGATCGCGAGGCCGTCGCCCGCGCCATGGACACCTTCGAAGGCGACTGGACCGAGAACGCCCGCGATCTGGTCCGCCGCCGTTTCGGGGCCGCGGTGGACGATATCGCCCAGCGTCGCAAGGCGGCGGACTTCCTGATCCGCCGTGGTTTCGACCACTCCAGCGTACGGGCCGCGACCCGGTGGGACCCGGACGACGAGTGA
- the alaS gene encoding alanine--tRNA ligase — MKTTTEIRSDFLEFFRSKAHTIVPSAPLVPANDPTLLFTNSGMVQFKNVFLGSEKPGYVRAADVQRCLRAGGKHNDLDQVGYTARHHTFFEMLGNWSFGDYFKEDAIAWAWELLTQVWGLAPERLTVTVYHTDDEAYGIWNKKIGVPAERIVRIGDNKGAPFASDNFWQMADTGPCGPCTEIFYDHGAHIAGGPPGSPDEDGDRFIEIWNLVFMQFDRQPDGTLEPLPAPCVDTGMGLERLAAVLQGVHGNYEIDLFRHLIAKAAEFTGTADLDNKSLRVIADHIRACAFLIVDGVLPSNEGRGYVLRRIIRRALRHGWMLGQKGQFFSRMVTPLVEVMGDAYPELTAKREFVERALLAEEERFAETLDSGMRIFDEVASRSNTTIPGVDAFRLYDTYGFPVDLTADIARERGLSVDMEGFDAAMEQQRETARAAGKFGNAATMPAELAAQLAPTQFLGYERLGDEGLEIVALLKNGRAVDRIEAGEEAAVILDRTPFYAESGGQVGDTGDLEAGAARFAVRDTVKFAGQFHGHVGTLASGSLQRGERVRATVDSVRRAATVLNHSATHLLHAALRSVLGDHVTQKGSLVAPDRLRFDFSHFAPMSAGELAEIERRVNAEIRNNHAAEVHHMGMQEALDFGAMALFGEKYGDHVRVLRMGEASTELCGGTHVSRTGDIGLFKIVSESGVSAGVRRIEALTGQGALDFVAEEERRLDDAARLLGGNAADVSDKLRSLLDRQRKLERELESLKAKAATGATSDLAGSATQVHGVKVVATRLEGFDAKALRDAVDRLKQQLGDAVIVLAGAADGKAALVAGVNGSAAGKVKAGELLAHVASRINGKGGGRADMAQGGGEDGPALVQALAEVARWVENKLG, encoded by the coding sequence ATGAAAACCACTACCGAAATCCGCAGCGATTTCCTCGAGTTCTTCCGCAGCAAGGCCCACACCATCGTGCCCTCGGCACCGCTGGTGCCGGCCAACGACCCGACGTTGCTGTTCACGAACTCGGGCATGGTCCAGTTCAAGAACGTCTTCCTCGGCAGCGAAAAGCCGGGCTACGTGCGCGCGGCCGACGTGCAGCGCTGCCTGCGCGCCGGCGGCAAGCACAACGACCTCGATCAGGTCGGCTATACCGCGCGCCATCACACCTTCTTCGAGATGCTCGGCAACTGGTCGTTCGGCGACTACTTCAAGGAAGACGCGATCGCCTGGGCCTGGGAGCTGCTGACCCAGGTCTGGGGCTTGGCGCCCGAGCGCCTGACCGTCACGGTCTACCACACCGACGACGAGGCCTACGGGATCTGGAACAAGAAGATCGGCGTGCCGGCCGAGCGCATCGTCCGCATTGGCGACAACAAGGGCGCGCCGTTCGCATCAGACAATTTCTGGCAGATGGCCGACACCGGCCCCTGCGGTCCGTGCACAGAAATTTTCTACGATCACGGTGCCCACATCGCCGGTGGCCCGCCGGGTTCGCCCGATGAGGACGGTGATCGCTTCATCGAGATCTGGAACCTGGTGTTCATGCAGTTCGACCGCCAGCCCGACGGCACGCTCGAACCGCTGCCGGCGCCGTGCGTGGACACCGGCATGGGCCTGGAGCGCCTGGCCGCCGTGCTGCAGGGCGTGCACGGCAACTACGAGATCGACCTGTTCCGGCACCTGATCGCCAAGGCCGCGGAATTCACCGGCACCGCCGATCTGGACAACAAGTCGCTGCGCGTGATCGCCGATCACATCCGCGCCTGCGCCTTCCTCATCGTCGACGGTGTCCTGCCCAGCAACGAAGGCCGCGGCTATGTGCTTCGCCGCATCATCCGCCGGGCGCTGCGCCACGGCTGGATGCTGGGCCAGAAGGGCCAGTTCTTCAGCCGCATGGTGACGCCGCTGGTCGAAGTGATGGGCGATGCCTATCCGGAGCTGACCGCCAAGCGTGAGTTCGTCGAGCGCGCGCTGCTGGCCGAGGAGGAGCGTTTCGCCGAGACGCTCGATTCGGGCATGCGCATCTTCGACGAAGTCGCTTCGCGCTCGAACACGACGATTCCGGGCGTGGACGCGTTCCGCCTGTACGACACCTACGGCTTCCCGGTCGACCTGACCGCCGACATCGCGCGCGAGCGCGGCCTGTCGGTGGACATGGAAGGCTTCGACGCTGCGATGGAACAGCAGCGCGAAACCGCCCGCGCCGCCGGCAAGTTCGGCAATGCCGCGACGATGCCGGCCGAGCTGGCCGCGCAACTGGCGCCGACGCAGTTCCTCGGCTACGAGCGACTGGGTGACGAGGGCTTGGAAATTGTCGCGCTGCTGAAAAATGGTCGCGCGGTCGACCGCATCGAGGCGGGCGAAGAGGCCGCGGTCATTCTCGATCGCACCCCGTTCTACGCCGAAAGCGGCGGCCAGGTCGGCGATACCGGCGACCTCGAAGCCGGTGCGGCACGCTTCGCCGTGCGCGACACGGTGAAGTTCGCCGGCCAGTTCCATGGCCACGTCGGCACGCTCGCCAGCGGCTCGCTGCAGCGCGGTGAACGCGTGCGCGCGACCGTCGACAGCGTGCGCCGCGCAGCGACCGTGCTGAACCATTCGGCCACCCATTTGCTTCACGCCGCGCTGCGCAGCGTCCTGGGCGATCACGTCACCCAGAAGGGTTCGCTCGTCGCGCCCGACCGCCTGCGTTTCGACTTCTCGCATTTCGCGCCGATGAGCGCGGGCGAGCTTGCCGAGATCGAGCGCCGCGTCAACGCCGAGATCCGCAACAACCACGCTGCCGAAGTGCACCACATGGGCATGCAGGAAGCGCTGGATTTCGGCGCGATGGCGCTGTTCGGCGAGAAGTACGGCGACCATGTTCGCGTGCTGCGCATGGGCGAGGCGTCGACCGAACTGTGCGGCGGCACCCACGTTTCGCGCACCGGTGACATCGGCCTGTTCAAGATCGTCTCCGAAAGCGGCGTGTCGGCCGGCGTACGTCGCATCGAGGCGCTGACGGGGCAGGGCGCGCTGGACTTCGTGGCCGAGGAAGAGCGTCGTCTGGACGATGCGGCCCGCCTGCTGGGAGGCAATGCGGCGGACGTGTCCGACAAGTTGCGCAGCCTGCTCGATCGCCAGAGGAAGCTCGAGCGCGAGCTGGAGTCGCTCAAGGCCAAGGCCGCCACCGGCGCGACCTCCGATCTCGCGGGCTCCGCTACGCAGGTCCACGGTGTGAAGGTGGTGGCGACGCGGTTGGAGGGCTTCGACGCCAAGGCGCTGCGTGACGCGGTGGACCGCCTGAAGCAGCAACTCGGCGATGCCGTCATCGTTCTGGCCGGCGCGGCGGACGGGAAGGCAGCCCTGGTGGCGGGAGTGAACGGCAGTGCGGCCGGCAAGGTGAAGGCCGGGGAACTCCTCGCGCATGTCGCCAGTCGGATCAATGGCAAGGGCGGCGGTCGCGCCGACATGGCACAGGGAGGCGGCGAGGATGGTCCGGCCCTGGTCCAGGCACTTGCCGAAGTGGCCCGTTGGGTGGAAAACAAGCTTGGCTGA
- the csrA gene encoding carbon storage regulator CsrA, giving the protein MLILTRRVGETLMIGDSVTVTVLGVKGNQVRIGITAPKDVAVHREEIYQRIQRGEEPADNDSGKHGAA; this is encoded by the coding sequence ATGCTGATCCTGACGCGTCGCGTCGGTGAGACCTTGATGATCGGCGACTCGGTGACTGTCACCGTGCTCGGCGTCAAGGGAAACCAGGTGCGCATTGGAATTACCGCACCGAAAGATGTTGCGGTTCACCGTGAAGAAATTTATCAGCGCATCCAGCGCGGCGAGGAGCCTGCGGACAACGATTCGGGCAAGCACGGCGCGGCCTGA
- a CDS encoding NAD-dependent epimerase, with amino-acid sequence MKVLVTGTAGFIGSHVAQALLARGDEVIGFDNLNDYYDVRLKRARLARFADHPGYTHVHGDLADRDAVEALFRDHRPARVVHLAAQAGVRYAAENPHVYVASNVTGFLHVIEGCRHHGVEHLVYASTSSVYGANTAMPFSEHQHTEHPLTLYAATKKANEAMAHSYAHLYGLPCTGLRFFTVYGPWGRPDMALFLFTRAILASEPIAVFNHGRHKRSFTYVDDIVAGVVRALDRVPGVDTRWDGHSPDPASSGVAPYRLYNIGSGESVELLRYIEVLEQCLGRKATMRMLPLQAGDVPATEADCTDLARDMGYAPSVTVEEGIARFVAWYREYYGDAPEHGRESNAAAEVTAG; translated from the coding sequence ATGAAGGTCCTGGTCACGGGTACGGCAGGGTTCATCGGATCGCATGTCGCGCAGGCGCTACTCGCCCGCGGCGACGAGGTGATCGGCTTCGACAACCTCAACGACTATTACGACGTGCGACTCAAGCGCGCACGGCTGGCCCGCTTCGCCGATCATCCCGGCTACACGCACGTGCACGGTGATCTCGCCGATCGTGACGCGGTGGAAGCGCTGTTCCGCGACCATCGCCCCGCGCGCGTCGTGCACCTGGCGGCGCAGGCGGGCGTGCGTTATGCCGCCGAGAATCCGCACGTATACGTGGCGAGCAACGTCACCGGGTTCCTGCATGTCATCGAAGGATGCCGGCATCACGGCGTGGAGCACCTGGTTTATGCATCGACCAGTTCGGTATACGGCGCGAACACCGCGATGCCGTTCTCCGAACACCAGCACACCGAACATCCGCTCACGCTCTATGCCGCGACCAAGAAAGCCAACGAGGCGATGGCGCACAGCTACGCGCATCTGTACGGATTGCCATGCACCGGGCTGCGCTTCTTCACCGTGTATGGTCCGTGGGGCCGGCCGGACATGGCGTTGTTCCTGTTCACGCGCGCGATCCTGGCGAGCGAGCCGATTGCGGTGTTCAACCACGGTCGCCACAAGCGCAGCTTCACCTATGTCGACGACATCGTCGCCGGCGTGGTGCGCGCGCTCGATCGCGTGCCCGGTGTGGATACGCGGTGGGACGGGCATTCGCCCGATCCCGCGAGCAGTGGCGTTGCGCCCTATCGGCTGTACAACATCGGCAGCGGTGAAAGCGTCGAACTGTTGCGCTACATCGAAGTGCTCGAACAATGCCTCGGGCGCAAGGCGACGATGCGCATGCTGCCGTTGCAGGCCGGCGACGTGCCCGCGACCGAAGCCGATTGCACGGATCTCGCACGCGACATGGGCTATGCACCCAGCGTGACGGTGGAAGAAGGCATTGCGCGATTCGTGGCGTGGTATCGCGAGTATTACGGCGATGCGCCGGAGCATGGACGCGAGTCGAACGCCGCAGCGGAAGTGACCGCGGGTTGA
- the tviB gene encoding Vi polysaccharide biosynthesis UDP-N-acetylglucosamine C-6 dehydrogenase TviB encodes MQTVRVGVVGLGYVGLPLAVAFGRQYDTVGFDINAQRVAELRDGRDSTLEVEPADLAEARRLRCSNDLDMLQRCNVYIVTVPTPIDAAKRPDLGPLARASEALGKVLKRGDVVVYESTVYPGCTEEVCVPILERASGLVFNRDFFAGYSPERINPGDREHRLTSILKITSGSTPQVADFVDALYGSIIEAGTHKASSIKVAEAAKVIENTQRDLNIALVNDLAILFNKLGIDTLEVLQAAGTKWNFLPFRPGLVGGHCIGVDPYYLTHKAQEIGHHPDVILAGRRTNDGMGAYIASEVVRLMVRKGINPVQARILILGLAFKENCPDLRNTRVVDIVHALHGYNAQVDVHDPWVNGGDAAHEYGITPVPTPAQGGYDAVIVAVAHREFAELGGNGVRAFGKPVSVVYDVKYVLPRDAVDGRL; translated from the coding sequence CTGCAGACGGTGCGCGTGGGCGTGGTCGGCCTGGGGTATGTCGGATTGCCGTTGGCGGTGGCCTTCGGCCGCCAGTACGACACCGTGGGCTTCGACATCAACGCCCAGCGCGTGGCGGAACTGCGCGACGGGCGCGACAGCACGCTGGAAGTGGAACCGGCCGACCTGGCCGAAGCCCGCCGCCTGCGATGCAGCAACGACCTGGACATGTTGCAGCGATGCAACGTCTACATCGTCACCGTGCCCACACCCATCGACGCGGCCAAGCGCCCGGACCTGGGCCCGCTGGCGCGCGCGAGCGAGGCGCTGGGCAAGGTGCTCAAGCGCGGCGACGTCGTCGTCTACGAATCCACCGTGTACCCCGGCTGCACCGAGGAAGTCTGCGTGCCGATCCTGGAGCGCGCCTCCGGCCTGGTGTTCAATCGCGACTTCTTTGCCGGCTACAGCCCGGAGCGCATCAACCCGGGCGACCGGGAACACCGCCTCACCAGCATCCTGAAGATCACCTCCGGCTCGACACCGCAGGTGGCGGATTTCGTCGATGCGCTGTACGGCTCGATCATCGAGGCCGGGACGCACAAGGCCAGTTCGATCAAGGTCGCCGAAGCGGCGAAGGTGATCGAGAACACGCAGCGTGATCTCAACATCGCGCTGGTCAACGATCTGGCGATCCTGTTCAACAAGCTCGGCATCGACACGCTGGAAGTGCTGCAGGCAGCGGGAACGAAGTGGAACTTCCTGCCGTTCCGGCCGGGGCTGGTCGGTGGTCATTGCATCGGCGTGGACCCCTACTACCTCACCCACAAGGCGCAGGAAATCGGCCACCATCCGGACGTGATCCTCGCCGGCCGCCGCACCAACGACGGCATGGGCGCGTACATCGCCAGCGAGGTCGTGCGACTGATGGTGCGCAAGGGCATCAACCCGGTGCAGGCGCGCATCCTGATCCTCGGACTGGCATTCAAGGAAAACTGCCCCGACCTGCGCAACACGCGCGTGGTCGACATCGTGCATGCACTGCACGGGTACAACGCGCAGGTGGACGTGCACGATCCTTGGGTGAATGGCGGCGATGCCGCGCACGAATACGGCATCACACCGGTTCCCACGCCCGCACAGGGCGGCTACGACGCCGTGATCGTCGCGGTCGCGCACCGCGAATTCGCCGAACTGGGCGGGAACGGCGTGCGCGCATTCGGCAAGCCCGTGTCGGTGGTCTACGACGTCAAGTACGTGCTTCCGCGCGATGCGGTGGACGGCCGGCTGTGA